In a genomic window of Nesterenkonia halotolerans:
- a CDS encoding undecaprenyl-diphosphate phosphatase — protein sequence MQWIEAIILGLVQGLTEFLPISSSAHLRIVGEFLPGAADPGAAFTAITQLGTELAVLVYFWRDIVRIVKAWFAALAGKLPHSDADVRMGWLIIIGTIPIVVLGLLLEDMIESVFRTLWLTATMLVVFAVALAFADAYGKQRKPLDQLSVRDGVIFGFAQAMALIPGVSRSGGSITAGLLLGYTREAAARYSFLLAIPAVFGSGFYKLFGSLGEQAGPYSMGQTLLATTVGFFVAYVIIGWFLKYVSNNSYTIFVNYRILLGLFVYIMLGLGIINA from the coding sequence GTGCAGTGGATTGAAGCGATCATACTCGGACTGGTCCAGGGGCTGACCGAATTCCTCCCCATCTCCTCCTCTGCGCACCTGCGCATCGTGGGGGAGTTCCTTCCCGGTGCGGCAGATCCAGGGGCGGCGTTCACGGCCATCACCCAGCTCGGCACCGAGCTGGCGGTGCTGGTCTATTTCTGGCGCGACATTGTGCGCATCGTCAAAGCATGGTTCGCCGCTCTCGCCGGCAAGCTGCCGCATTCCGACGCCGATGTGCGGATGGGCTGGCTGATCATCATCGGCACCATCCCGATCGTGGTGCTCGGACTGCTGCTCGAGGACATGATCGAATCGGTCTTCCGCACGCTCTGGCTCACCGCCACCATGCTGGTCGTCTTCGCCGTCGCGCTGGCCTTCGCCGACGCCTACGGCAAACAGCGCAAACCGCTGGATCAGCTCAGCGTGCGCGACGGCGTCATCTTCGGCTTCGCCCAGGCCATGGCATTGATCCCGGGCGTCTCCCGCTCGGGCGGATCCATCACCGCAGGCCTGCTGCTGGGGTACACCCGCGAGGCCGCGGCCCGCTACTCCTTCCTGCTCGCCATCCCCGCCGTGTTCGGCTCCGGGTTCTACAAGCTCTTCGGCTCGCTGGGCGAACAGGCCGGCCCCTATTCGATGGGTCAGACCCTGCTGGCGACCACCGTCGGCTTCTTCGTGGCCTATGTGATCATCGGGTGGTTCCTGAAATACGTGTCCAACAACTCGTACACGATCTTCGTCAACTACCGGATCCTGCTGGGTCTCTTCGTCTACATCATGCTGGGTCTCGGAATCATCAACGCCTGA
- a CDS encoding DUF5703 family protein, which yields MVITCQPQESLNQVRRRVIDHAEYGKWELRRSVMYTGGLRRYWLRRRVMRVQRTL from the coding sequence ATGGTCATCACCTGCCAGCCGCAGGAGTCCTTGAACCAGGTGCGCAGGCGGGTCATCGACCATGCCGAGTACGGCAAATGGGAGCTCCGCCGCTCCGTGATGTACACCGGCGGGCTTCGCCGGTATTGGCTGCGTCGGCGCGTGATGCGGGTCCAGCGCACGCTCTAG
- a CDS encoding primosomal protein, which produces MTMDPRVALNALTNALEEHLSASMNRRGDEDPAVESAFYNISDAFEAYEDALFAASGEVTPLDLYDEEDGEDDLDEDEDSEDDPDLDSEEEIYEDEEEEQR; this is translated from the coding sequence ATGACTATGGATCCTCGCGTGGCACTCAACGCGCTGACAAACGCTCTTGAAGAGCACCTCTCCGCCTCGATGAATCGCCGTGGAGATGAGGATCCGGCAGTCGAATCGGCCTTCTACAACATCTCTGATGCGTTCGAGGCGTACGAGGATGCGCTCTTCGCCGCCAGCGGTGAGGTGACCCCGCTGGATCTCTATGACGAGGAGGACGGCGAGGACGACCTCGACGAGGACGAGGATTCCGAGGATGACCCGGACCTCGACTCGGAGGAAGAGATCTACGAGGACGAGGAAGAAGAGCAGCGCTAG